A genomic stretch from Myxocyprinus asiaticus isolate MX2 ecotype Aquarium Trade chromosome 24, UBuf_Myxa_2, whole genome shotgun sequence includes:
- the LOC127414767 gene encoding frizzled-10-like: MFAANFGLGIVLLWVAGFCSAISSIDPDRPGEGRCQEIAIPLCKDIGYNLTVMPNLMGHEDQSEAAIKLHEFAPLIEFGCHSHLKFFLCSLYAPMCTEQVSTPIPACRVMCEQARQKCSPIMEHFNFHWPDSLDCSRLPNKNDPNYLCMEAPNNGTDEPLKGSHTQPPDSRPPRPGNNQELPIKERVAKTTCSNPGKFHYVQKSESCAPKCYSNVDVYWSQGDKRFSMVWIAIWSILCFISSAFTVLTFLIDPQRFKYPERPIIFLSMSYCVYSVGFLIRLFVGVENVACDRDSGVQYIIQEGLESTGCTIVFLILYYFGMASSLWWVILTLTWFLAAGKKWGHEAIEANSSYFHLAAWAIPAIKTIMILVMRKVAGDELTGVCYVGSMDVKALTGFVLIPLSCYLIIGTSFLLSGFVALFHIRKVMKTEGENTDKLEKLMVRIGVFSVLYTVPATCVIACYFYERLNMDYWKILVGEQKCVQGGKSGEECVMKSSIPAVEIFMVKIFMLLVVGITSGMWIWTSKTLQSWQNVFSRKLKKTTRRKAACVFTGTGPCLKPNPALKGHKTKYEPAGPPATCV; the protein is encoded by the coding sequence ATGTTTGCTGCCAATTTTGGACTTGGCATTGTGCTGCTGTGGGTGGCTGGGTTTTGTTCTGCTATCAGTTCCATAGACCCCGACCGGCCGGGTGAAGGACGATGCCAGGAGATCGCCATTCCTCTTTGCAAAGACATTGGCTACAACTTGACAGTTATGCCTAACTTAATGGGACATGAGGATCAAAGTGAGGCGGCCATCAAGCTGCACGAGTTTGCTCCGCTTATTGAGTTTGGCTGCCACAGTCATCTGAAGTTTTTCTTGTGCTCGCTCTATGCGCCCATGTGCACAGAGCAGGTATCCACACCTATTCCAGCATGCCGAGTAATGTGCGAGCAGGCTAGGCAGAAGTGTTCACCCatcatggagcattttaacttccACTGGCCTGACTCACTGGATTGTTCCAGGCTGCCAAACAAGAATGACCCCAATTATCTCTGTATGGAGGCCCCTAACAATGGCACAGACGAGCCCCTAAAGGGGTCCCACACTCAGCCACCAGACTCCCGACCCCCAAGGCCAGGTAACAACCAAGAACTTCCTATTAAGGAGAGGGTGGCTAAGACAACATGCAGCAATCCTGGAAAGTTTCATTATGTGCAGAAGAGTGAGTCCTGTGCCCCCAAGTGTTACTCTAATGTTGATGTGTACTGGAGTCAGGGTGACAAGCGCTTCTCTATGGTGTGGATTGCCATCTGGTCCATCCTGTGCTTTATCTCCAGTGCCTTTACCGTACTCACCTTCCTCATTGATCCTCAGCGCTTTAAGTACCCTGAGCGGCCCATCATCTTCCTCTCTATGTCCTACTGTGTTTACTCGGTGGGCTTTCTTATAAGACTTTTTGTGGGAGTGGAAAATGTGGCCTGTGACCGTGATAGTGGTGTGCAGTACATCATCCAGGAAGGCTTGGAGAGCACCGGTTGCACTATAGTCTTCCTTATCCTATACTACTTCGGAATGGCCAGTTCACTGTGGTGGGTCATTCTGACACTCACGTGGTTCCTGGCAGCTGGAAAGAAATGGGGTCATGAGGCCATTGAAGCCAACAGCAGCTACTTTCATCTGGCAGCATGGGCTATACCAGCCATCAAGACCATCATGATCCTGGTTATGAGGAAGGTGGCAGGAGATGAACTTACAGGGGTGTGCTATGTTGGCAGCATGGACGTCAAAGCCTTGACTGGTTTCGTCCTTATTCCCCTCTCTTGCTATCTCATCATTGGCACTTCCTTTCTACTCTCTGGATTCGTTGCACTCTTTCACATTCGTAAAGTTATGAAGACTGAAGGAGAGAATACGGATAAGCTGGAGAAGCTGATGGTTCGAATCGGCGTCTTCTCAGTTCTCTACACTGTCCCCGCCACTTGTGTCATCGCATGCTATTTTTATGAGCGACTCAACATGGATTATTGGAAGATATTAGTGGGTGAGCAGAAGTGCGTACAGGGTGGTAAGAGTGGCGAGGAATGTGTGATGAAGAGCTCTATCCCAGCCGTGGAAATCTTTATGGTTAAAATTTTCATGTTATTGGTGGTGGGCATCACCAGCGGCATGTGGATCTGGACATCCAAAACGCTGCAGTCTTGGCAGAATGTTTTCAGCCGCAAACTGAAGAAGACGACGAGGAGGAAGGCTGCATGTGTTTTCACAGGCACTGGACCTTGTCTCAAGCCTAATCCTGCTCTGAAAGGACATAAAACCAAGTACGAACCAGCAGGTCCTCCTGCTACATGTGTATGA